The Acidobacteriota bacterium nucleotide sequence CACTGGAGATGCTCGCGAGCCACGCCAGTGACGCCGGCCAGCACCGCTTCGGGAGTTGGATCGAGGAGAGTCGAGTTCATGATCAGAACACCTTGACGGCCGAGGGCGAGGCGCCGCGCAGGGCATGGTCCTCAATGGAGATTCGCACCTTCAGGAGCCATAGATTCAAAATGCCCCAGATTAGGGCCGTCCCATAGGCGCCGTGGATCAACGGCAAGGCGAACAGTTCCAGGGCCACGGCCAGGTAATTGGGGTGGCGCAACCAGCGAAACGGGCCGCCTTCGACCAGCGGGGCCTCTGACAGCACCAGCACCCGGGTCGTCCAGCGAGTGCCGAGAGTACGGATGGTCCAGTAGCGGAGCGCCATAGTCGCAGCCACCACCGCCGCCGCGATCCAACCGAGCCAGGGAATGAACGGCCGACCGAAGAGCCACGCTTCGAGCGGCCCGGCGGCCAAGAAACTGGTGTGGAGGGCAACCATCCATGGATAGTGAGAGGCCCCCACCTCGACGGCGCCGCGACCGCGGAGAATCCGCTCATGGCGCCGCGACACGACCAGCTCGACCAGCCGTTCGCAGGCCACCGCCGCCACCGCCAGGGTGAAGATCCACCGGCTGTCGAGGTCTACCATCGCAGCAACACCAGCTCCGAGCAGAAACCCGGCCCCATAGCCAGGAGAACCCCCCAGGCGCCGGCTTCCGGCGGCCGCTCGCGCAGGGTTTCTTCCAGCACCAGCAAAACCGAGGTGGACGACAGATTGCCCACCTCCCGAAGGCTCCGCCAGGGGATCGCCAGGTCGTCTTCGGACAGCTCCAGGGCCTCGCCGATGGCCGACAGCACCCTCGGGCCTCCGGGGTGGCAGATCCAGCGGGCGACATCGCCGCGCCCCAGTCCGTGGTCGACGAGAAAGCGGTCGACATCCTTGCCCAGGTGGTCCCGCGCCATCTCCGGCACCTCCGGCCCCAAGACGATGCCGAAGCCGCGTTCGGAGATGTCCCAGCCCATCGCCCGCTCGGTATCGCGATAGAACACCGAGCGGGTGGCGACGATTTCCGGCCCGGCGGCGTGACCGGGCAGCGTACCGCGCTCGGCGCCGGTGATCGCCACCGCCGCGGCGCCGTCGCCAAAGAGGCCCGAGGCGATGAGGTTGGGAATCGAGAGATCCTGCCGCTGAAGAGTCAAAGAGCACAGCTCGACGGACAGCAGCACCGCCACTTGATCCGGAAAGGCGCGCACGTAGTCCGCCGCCCGGGCAATGCCGGCAGCGCCGGCGACGCAGCCGAGGCCGAAGAGCGGCAGGCGCTTGATGTTTTCCGGTAGGCCCAGGCGATTGACCAGCCGTGCGTCAATCGAAGGGGTGGCCACGCCGGTGACCGAGACAAAGAAAATAGCGCCGACATCGTCCACCGTCAGGCCGGCGCCGGCGAGGGCGCCGAGCACCGCTTCGCCCCCGACCTCCTGAGCCACCTCGATCCAGGCGTCGTTCGCCTGGCCCCAGGTATCGAGGCCGGCGTAGCGTTCGATCGGCAGCGCGAGGTAGCGTCCGCCGACCATCACATTGCGGTGCAGTTGCTCCAGTC carries:
- a CDS encoding isoprenylcysteine carboxylmethyltransferase family protein, whose protein sequence is MVDLDSRWIFTLAVAAVACERLVELVVSRRHERILRGRGAVEVGASHYPWMVALHTSFLAAGPLEAWLFGRPFIPWLGWIAAAVVAATMALRYWTIRTLGTRWTTRVLVLSEAPLVEGGPFRWLRHPNYLAVALELFALPLIHGAYGTALIWGILNLWLLKVRISIEDHALRGASPSAVKVF
- a CDS encoding 3-oxoacyl-[acyl-carrier-protein] synthase III C-terminal domain-containing protein, giving the protein MKIAAVGKSFPPHYYDQETLVAALRDHWAERHFNLRRLEQLHRNVMVGGRYLALPIERYAGLDTWGQANDAWIEVAQEVGGEAVLGALAGAGLTVDDVGAIFFVSVTGVATPSIDARLVNRLGLPENIKRLPLFGLGCVAGAAGIARAADYVRAFPDQVAVLLSVELCSLTLQRQDLSIPNLIASGLFGDGAAAVAITGAERGTLPGHAAGPEIVATRSVFYRDTERAMGWDISERGFGIVLGPEVPEMARDHLGKDVDRFLVDHGLGRGDVARWICHPGGPRVLSAIGEALELSEDDLAIPWRSLREVGNLSSTSVLLVLEETLRERPPEAGAWGVLLAMGPGFCSELVLLRW